Genomic segment of Delphinus delphis chromosome 12, mDelDel1.2, whole genome shotgun sequence:
CGGCGCTACACTTCGGCGCTCTTTTAGGACCCGCGCCCCAGAAAGCGGGGGCTCGAGCCGCTCCCCTCCGAGACAGGTCAGGCGGGAAGGCGGCACCGAGACTGGGTGCTGGGATGTGTGGCCGCCTTCGGAGCACGCGGTACGTAAGTCTCCGCGCCGGGAAAGGAAGAGCAAAGTCGGCAAGAAAAGAATTGCTGGGGTGCCTTGTCTGAGAAATCCTTTGGGGCGGTCTCAGAAACCAAGCTGGGCTCCGAATAGCTTCTGAAAAAAGCTCTCCCAACGCCGTCTGTCCCCGCCCCTCATATCCCGCACCCCAGTCCTCACTCCTCCTTACCTTCCTGTCGCCTCCCTTTGGGGGCCGTTAAAAGGGCCCTTGGAGACTCCCCAAGTCATCCCGATGGTCCGGGGCGGGATGCTGGAGCCGAGACCCCGGCCGCGGGGCTTTGCTACCCCTTCCACCCGGGGCTCCAGGTTCAGCGCATCCCTGCTCCGCAGACCCCTCCTGGCCACTGGGGGCGGGAGCGGAGGGGGAGGACGGCGTCACGAGGCGGGGAGCCCGAGGTCCAGGGAGGGGCGCCGGGGAATCCCAGCCCGAGCGAGGTGAGGGCGCGGATGGGAAGAGGAGGGCGGCGCGTGGAGGGAGGTGAGCAGAGCGGAGCCAGGAGGCAAGGAGGGGGAACCGCgaggaggccccgcccccgcctctcGGAGCCGGCTCTTCGCCGCCTCCGAACCCGCTCACTTTACCTCTTGCCTCTGGACGGTGGCGGGGCGCTAGCTGGAGCCGCGGCCGGAGGGAGCGCCAGGGACCCGGAGACATCCAGCGCCAGCGCCTCCTCTCGGCACGCACGCCCCCCAGGGGGGAAAGCGCCGCCGCCTTGAAAGGGCACCCCGGCCTCGGAGGGGGTTTCCTCAGACGCGAGGGGCGGCGGCGCTGGCAGCTTCGTTCTCGGCCCGTGGGGCTCAGCGCTGGCGCCAGAGGGGACTCCCTGGCCACCTACAGGTACTGCCGTGCTGAGGGAGCGTCGCTAGCAGCCACGCCGGACTGCCGAAGAGGCTAGAGCCGAGGGGCTCCCGGGCCAGCGAAGGGCAGCAGCGGAGCACGGAGGGAGAGCCGGCGGGACAGCCTGCGGGGCCCGACGGCGCGCTCCCCGGTCGGCCAACGGCAGGCAGGCCCCGCGCGGCGGCcgggggggcggcggcggcgccgtCGGGCTTCGGGGCCTCTGGGCTGCCAGCCATGACCTACAGGCGCAGCGGGGCGGCCTCGGTGGTGCTGAACGTGGGCGGCGCCCGGTACTCGCTATCCCGGGAGCTACTGAAGGACTTCCCGCTGCGCCGCGTGAGCCGGCTGCACGGCTGTCGCTCGGAGCGCGACGTGCTCGAGGTGTGCGACGACTACGACCGCGAGCGCAACGAGTACTTCTTTGACCGGCACTCGGAGGCCTTCGGCTTCATCCTGCTATACGTGCGCGGCCACGGCAAGCTGCGCTTCGCGCCGCGGATGTGCGAGCTCTCCTTCTACAATGAGATGATCTACTGGGGCCTGGAGGGCGCGCACCTCGAGTACTGCTGCCAGCGCCGCCTCGACGACCGCATGTCCGACACCTACACCTTCTACACGGCCGAAGAGCCGGGCGCGCTGGGCCGCGAAGAGGCGCGACCCGGCGGTGCCGAGGCGGCTCCCTCCCGGCGCTGGCTGGAGCGCATGCGGCGGACCTTCGAGGAGCCCACGTCGTCCCTGGCCGCGCAGATCCTGGCCAGCGTGTCGGTGGTGTTCGTGATCGTGTCCATGGTGGTGCTGTGCGCCAGCACACTGCCCGACTGGCGCGCCGCGGCGGCCGACAACCGCAGCCTGGATGACCGGAGCAGGTACTCCGCCGGCCCTGGGAGGGAGCCCTCCGGGTAGGACGCACTGCTTCTTTGCCCGTCCTGTCCGTCCTGTCGAGTCTGTCCGTCCCGTCCGTCGGTCCAGTCTCCGTCCTGTTTGCCTCCGGGAGGCCAAGCCAGGCCGGGTTCTGGGCCGAGCGCGGCCACAGGCGCGGCGAGCCAAGGGGTGGGTTGGTCCTcactaccccccaccccaccccgctttccccagCTCTAGCCGGCTCTGGTACGCCCACTAGACGCCCCTCCTGAGGGCGAATCGCCAGCCTTGGGGAGACGCAGATAGAGATGAACAAGCCTCCCATGTTTGTAGTTTACTTTTGAGCAAATTAGCAACCGGTTAATTAGATTTCTCTAAACTTTTATCGTTAGtattaaacaatttaaccttGGGCTAAGAGCAGTTTGAATTATTTGCCAATTTCTGATGGTGTTTGAAAAGATGAAGTCTTGTTATCATGGTGTGGTCTGCTGTACACTGCCCACACACTCTATATACTCTGCATAACATTAGTTGTAATGGAATTTTTATAAAGGAGATTAATTTAGCGATAGACTCTAAATAATGGTTGTCCgtgcccttttcctcttcttttcctacCAAGTATGGAGTTAGCAAAGCACCTGTCCACCGTTTGTTACCAGATTCACACTGTAACTTCCGGAAGATCTTCAGGCTGGGGAGGGAAAAAACCATGGGAAACTGCCCTAAGTTCAGAAACAGTATCCAGTATTTAatggtttttcttttcactttagtaggatgaaaggaaaatatttcgATCTTTCCTTTGATAGTGCTTACCTTTCAGTAGTGATAGCATACTTCTGTTTTTAGTACTAGTGAGTTTATTTTGCATATTCGGTGGGAGGAATAAACAGTAAAGTTGGGCTTTCAAGGGAGACAGCCTCTTTGGGCACAAACAAAATTGTATCATGTGTTTTACCTTGGAtcttcttttaagatttactctccattcattttaaaaacttggttGCTTGCCTGGTAATCTTTTCCTGATAGACATGTGCATGGTTCCACTGGTGCTATGTGCCCTGATACTGGAGTGGATTACTTCCACATAATATTCTTCCTTTGGAgagtaaagatttttatttaaatttaggaAGTAAATAAACTATCTGGGACCATGGAGTCCATTACTGATATGCTATCTTGACATGAAATCTAAGACACATGCTTTGAAAGGAAAttaattagaaaactcattttgtttaatgtattagtTTCTGAGTTTTCAATTTACAGATAAGAATTACTTATTTGGTACTCCATCAGTACAATGAAATTAATTTATGTACTTATGAAAGAAATGAGAGACATGAATAATAATTttagggggaaagagagaaagaaaccaaaaagggaagagacagatggaaaagaggaagactgcaaaagaagtgaaggaagaagataaatgtttaatttgtgtatatgtattttatgtatgtatataattattcACGTCAGAACTGTTTCCTAGATACGCAGATATTTCAGGCAGAGACATGTTTTTCTTGGCTTAATGGCCCAGTTTTAAGCTTCACTCTGAGTGTAGGTATATGAAAACCATTATCTGTAATCCCAAACAGATAAGCTGAGGGATGACTGAATGACTTGAGGAGGCTGCACATTACAGAGGGAGCCTCCTACAGGCCCCCTCCAACAGACAACTAAGGTGGTACTTTGAGAATAGTGTCTCAAACCCTGTTTGCTTGTGGTTGCTGAAATTAGGCTTTCTTCCTAAAACATCTTTCTGATCATATTCTGATCATCTCCCAAATGAAGTCGGAACTTCTCTCTTGGCCTTCAAGGCTCTTTacctttggtttgttttgttttgtcttgttttgtttagcCGCGCTGCGTGGCTTATGGgatttttagttccctgaccagggatcgaatgctggcccttggcagtgagagtgtggagtcctaaccactggacgccagggaattccccaaggcttttaaaaaatttttttttatttaatttatttatttttggctgcattgggtctacattgctgcactcaggctttctctagttgcggccagcggtgtttactcttttttgtggtgcgcgggcttctcattgcggcggcttctgttgttgcagagcacgggctctaggcatgcaggcttcagtagttgtggcttgcgggctcagtagttgtggcttgcgggctctagagcacaggctcagctgttgtggcgcccaggc
This window contains:
- the KCNG3 gene encoding voltage-gated potassium channel regulatory subunit KCNG3 isoform X1 yields the protein MTYRRSGAASVVLNVGGARYSLSRELLKDFPLRRVSRLHGCRSERDVLEVCDDYDRERNEYFFDRHSEAFGFILLYVRGHGKLRFAPRMCELSFYNEMIYWGLEGAHLEYCCQRRLDDRMSDTYTFYTAEEPGALGREEARPGGAEAAPSRRWLERMRRTFEEPTSSLAAQILASVSVVFVIVSMVVLCASTLPDWRAAAADNRSLDDRSRYSAGPGREPSGIIEAICIGWFTAECIVRFIVSKNKCEFVKRPLNIIDLLAITPYYISVLMTVFTGENSQLQRAGVTLRVLRMMRIFWVIKLARHFIGLQTLGLTLKRCYREMVMLLVFICVAMAIFSALSQLLEHGLDLETSNKDFASIPAACWWVIISMTTVGYGDMYPITMPGRILGGVCVVSGIVLLALPITFIYHSFVQCYHELKFRSARYSRSLSAEFLN